The Pseudomonas sp. Marseille-Q3773 DNA window AGTCGATATTCTTGCAATTTTTCTCGGTATTGGTCGCGCATGAGGAAAAAAACGCAATCCAGACCAACGTCATTCGGCATAGATTGGATCCAATGCTAGAGTTAGTCGTCGTCTCGTCGGCGGCCATCACGATCCGTCACAGGCAAAGGAGAACGCCGCCATGATGTTGAAGGACCCTTCCACCAAGTACCGTCATTTCGCCACCGTGGATCTCCCTGATCGCACCTGGCCGGGCAAGGTACAGAAAGTGGCACCCACCTGGTGCAGTGTCGATATGCGAGACGGCAACCAGGCCCTGATAGAACCGATGAATGCCGAGCGCAAGCGCCGTTTCTTCGACCTTCTGGTCAAGGTGGGCTTCAAGCAGATCGAGGTCGGCTTCCCGGCTGCCTCGCAGACCGACTTCGATTACCTGCGCGAGTTGATAGAAAGCGGTGCAATCCCTGACGACGTCACGATCCAGGTCATGACCCAGGCCCGCACCCACCTGATCGAACGCACCTTCGAAGCGCTCAAGGGCGCGCCGCGGGCGATCGTGCATGTCTACAATGCCACCGCCCCGGTGTTCCGCGAGGTCGTGTTCGGTGTCGATCGCGCGGGCTGCATCGATATCGCCACCCAGGCCACTCGCGAGATCAAGGCGCTGATGCAGGCCAACCCGCAAACCCAGTGGACCTACCAGTATTCGCCGGAAACCTTCTGTTTCACCGAACTGGATTTCGGCCTGGAAATCTGTGAAGCGGTCATCGACGAGTTTCAGCCAACCCCGTCCAACAAGATGATCCTCAACCTGCCCACCACCGTCGAGGTGTCCACCGCCAACGTGTTCGCCGACCAGATCGAGTGGTTCTGCCGCCATGTGAAAAAACGCGACAGCGTGGTCATCAGCGTGCATCCGCACAATGACCGTGGCACCGGGGTCGCTACCGCCGAACAAGCCTGCCTGGCGGGTGCCGAACGGGTCGAAGGGACATTGTTCGGTAACGGTGAGCGCACCGGTAACGTCGATATCCTGACCTTGGCCATGAACCTGTATACCAGCGGTATCAGCCCCGAGCTGGACTTTTCGGACATCATCCATGTTCAGCGCGAGGTCGAGCATTGCAACCAGCTGCCCACCCACCCCCGTCACCCATATGCCGGTGAGTTGGTGTTCACTGCATTCTCCGGGTCGCACCAGGACGCCATCAAGAAGGGCTTCGCGCATCGACGTAACAACCCCGACGGCTACTGGGAAATTCCCTACCTGCCGATCGATCCGGCCGATATGGGCCGTAGCTACGAGGCGGTGATCCGCGTCAACAGCCAGTCGGGCAAGGGCGGGGTCGCCTATTTGCTGGAGCAGCAGGGCATCGTGCTGCCGCGTCGCCTGCAGATGGAGTTCAGTGGCCTGGTTCAGCGCGTCGCCGACGCCAAGGGCCAGGAAGTGACCAGCGAGATGATCCTGTCCTGCTTTACCGAGGACTACCTGCAGCAGGGCAAGCCCTACACCCTGATCCAGCCCGCGGTCACCAGTGACGATGCCGGCACCTACATCAATGCACAGTTGGCGTTCGACGGCGGCCGGATAACGCTTGCCGGCAAAGGCAACGGGCCGCTGGCCGGGTTGGTCAATGCCTTCGCCGCCCAGGGGCTGAACTTCGACATCGCGGACTACCATGAGCATGCGGTGCGTGATGGTGCCCAGGCCGAAGCCATTGCCTACGTGGAAATCCGCGTCAACGGCCAGTTGCTGTTCGGCGTCGGCAAGGACAACAGCAGCTTGCAAGCCTCGCTGCAGGCGGTGGTCAGCGCCGTGTGCAGGGCGACACGCCAGGGGCTGCTCGAGCCGATAGGCGACGCGGTCGCCATGGCTTGAGGCGATCGGCATGGAAGCGTTAGGAATGGACTATGGGCATGGCGAGGTGGTGGGTAGCCACTGCCACGCCGATGATCAGCTGATCTACGCCGCCAGGGGCGTGATGCGCGTGTGCAGTGAGAGTGGCAGCTGGGTAATACCCTGCGGGCACGCGCTATGGGTGCCCGCAGGGGTGAGCCACGAGATCCGCATGGAAGGTGACGTTTCCATGCGTACCTTGCTGCTCAGCTCGCGGGTCGACCACTGCCAGGTGATCGTGGTTTCCGGGTTGCTGCGCGAACTGATTCTGGCCGCTTCGCGCATGCTCGGGCAACGCGACGAATCACTCGGCGAACATGTCCGTGCACTGATCCAGGGCGAGCTGGAAACGGCCGAACGGATCAACGCCTATGTACCGGTGCCCCGGCATGCAAGGCTACGCGCCTGGTGCGAACGCTTCTTCGACGACCCCGCGCAGGAACTGACACTGGAGCAGTGTGGCGAGCAACTGAACATGAGCGCCCGCAGTGTTGCCAGGCTGTTCCAGCGCGAAGTCGGCATGTCCTACGGTGAATGGCGTGCGCGCACACGGATGATGCTGAGCCAGCGCTGCCTGGCGGATGGCATGCCGATCATGAACGTCGCCCTGGAGCATGGCTACCAGAGTGCCAGCGCCTTTGCCGCCGTGTTCAAGCGGATCCTCGGTTATACCCCCAGCGACTGGCAGGTCAGCATCCAGGAGAACGCTGCGCCACACGCGCATTGATGCAGGTACCAGGGGCGAGCCGGGTGCAACATCCGGCTCGCTGTTCGGCAAGGTTGTCCCGATCGCGCGCGTGGTTGTCCGGCTTACGGCAGAAGCGCCTTCCCTCCCTCGTTAATCTGGCATCACTCTTTCAGACGTGACTTCCCGTGATGCCTGTTTCGCGTTCATTTCCCTTCCTGGCTGCCATTGGCATGATTGCCTGCCTGTCGGCTTGCGCACGTGCCCCGCTGGCCAAGCCTGGGCCAACGTTGCCGACCGATGCGCTCGCCAGCCTGCCCGCCGGCACAAGCAGGCAAACCCTGCCCGAAGGCTGGTGGATGCTTTACCACGACCCGCAGCTCAATAGTTGGGTGCAGCGTTCGCTGGCGCATAACCAGGACCTGGCGCAAGCCGAGGCGAACGTGCGGGCTTTGCTGGCCGGTATCGACGAGTTCGATGCACAGCGCTGGCCGTCGACCTCCACCAGTTTTGCTGCGACCTATGGCAAGAGCGCTGACGACCAGACCCTGGCGGAGGCCACCGACAGTCACGCGCCTTCGCAGTGGACGTCCAATCCAGGTATCGAGCTGGCCTATCAGGTCGACGTGTGGGGGCAGGTACGCGACACCATCGAACGGGCCAAGGCGCAGGCCGATGCCTCGCGCGAAGCCATGGGGCAGGTGCGTCTGGAGGTCGTTGCGCAAACCACGCGCGCCTATATCGATCAATGTGTCTATGGCGCCCGTCTGCAGGAAGCCAGGCAGTCCTTGCAGACGCTGGACAGGAGCCTGCAACTGAGCGAGCGCCAGCGCCAGGGCGGCATCGCCACCGAACTCGACGGGGAACGCCTGCTGAGCCTGCGCGAGCAGGTCAAGGCCAGCCTGCCGATGATCGAGGCGCGCCGGCGCATGGCGGTGTACGAACTGGCCATGCTCAGTGGCGAGGAGCCCGCAGCGTTTGCCAGCGAGACCGCTGCCTGCCGGACCATTCCTTCGCTGGATGCCCCTCTGCCGGCCGGCGATGGCTGGCATCTGCTCGAGCGGCGCCCGGATGTGCGCAAGGCCGAGCGTGAGCTTCACGCCGCGGCGCTGGACGTGGACATCGTCAGGGCCGATCTGTACCCGAAGGTCAGTTTCGGTGCTTCGCTGACGTCCTCCGATCATCATCTGGCCAACCTGGGTGACAGCAGCGCGGTGATGTTCGCTGTCGGGCCGCTGATCCGTTGGGAGTTTCCCAACCTCAAGGCCAACCGCGCACGGGTGCGCAAGGCGCAAGCCTTGCAGGAGGCCGCGCTTGCCCGCTATCGCGGTACTGCCTTGGCGGCGCTCAAGGACGTGCGCCAGGCGTTGGCCCGCTACGACGGCGAGCGCCAACGCCTGGCGGCGCTGCAGGCGGCATTGGCGCACAGCCAGCGTGGCTTCGACCTGGCTTCGGTCAACCAGCGTGCCGGTACCCTCGATGCCTTGCAGTTGCTTGATGCAGAGCGCGACCTGATCAGCGTTCGCGATCGTCATGTGCAGGCCCAAGGTGGGCTTGCCCGTGCACAGATCAATTTGTTCCGGGCCCTGGGTGGAGGCTGGCAACAGGCAGCAGCACCTGATTCGGCCCGTGGGTTAGCTGCCGATACTGGAAAACAACCATGAATGTTGCTGTTGACGAACCGGTTCTGGCCAACGATGGCCGCCAGGATGATGCTGTTTCCCGCAAGCGGGCCCGGCGCAAGCTGGCGTTGTACGGCGGGGGGGGTCTGCTGCTGGCCGGGTTGCTGCTGGCCGCCGGGTACTGGTACAGCACCGGGCGCTACATGCAGACCACTGATGACGCGTATGTACGTGCCGACTGGGTTACCTCGAGCTCGCGCGTGGCGGGCTTCGTCGCCAAGGTCGAGGTGGACGATGATCAGCCAGTCAAGGCGGGCGACGTGCTGGTGCGCCTGCAGGACCGCGACTACCGCGCGCGGCTCGAGCAGGCCAGGGCCGAGGTGGCAGAAGCCCACGCCGCGTTCGCTGCAGCCCAGGCCCTTGCCCAGGTGGCCGGCGAGCGCATCGAGCAACAGCAGCAGGCTATCGTGCAGGCTGAATCGCTGTTGAAGAGCGCCGATGCCGAGCGCCGCCGCAGCGAACTGGACGTCGAGCGTTACAAGGGCCTGGTGCGTGACAGTGCGGCCACCGAGCAGCGCCTCGAAACAGCCAACGCCAGTGCCGTGCAGGCTCGGGCAGCCTGGCAGGGGGCGCAGGCGCAATTGCGCGAGCGTCGCTCCCAGCTGGCGATGGCCAAGGCCCAGGCCGTGTACGCCGAGGCGCAGGTCAGGCAGCACCAGGCCGGGCAGGCCAGTGCCGAGGCCCGGTTGCTGCTGGCGGAACAGGACCAGCAGGACACGCTGATCCGTGCCCCGATCGACGGCGTCGTCGGCCAGCGTCGGGTACGTGCCGGGCAGCATGTGGTGGCCGGGCAGCCGTTGCTGGCGGTGGTGCCGCTGCAGCAGACCTATATCGTGGCCAACTACAAGGAAACCCAGTTGGCGCGCATGCAGCCAGGGCAGCCAGTGCAAATCAGCGTCGACAGCTATTCGGACCGGCAGCTGCACGGGCGGGTGGCGAGTTTTTCACCCGCTTCGGGCAACGTGTTCGCGCTGCTGCCGTCCGACAATGCCACGGGCAACTTCACCAAGATCGTGCAGCGCTTTCCGGTGCGTATCCTGCTGGACCAGCCGGTCAACGGACAGCCTATCCGGCCAGGCATGTCGGTGGTGACAACCGTCGACACGCGGCCCGTGGAGCCTGCGGATGAGCACTGAGCAACCTGTCTCGCTGCGTGCCTGGGTGGCGGTGCTCGGTGGCTTGTTCGGCTGTTTCATGGCGGGCATGAACGTGCACGTGACCAGCGCGGCGTTGCCAGAAATCCGCGGCTCGCTCGGTGCCAGTTTCGAGGAAGGCTCATGGATCTCCACCGCTTACCTGGTCGCCGAGATCGTCATGATTCCCTTGACCGCCTGGCTGGTCGAAGTGTTCTCCATGCGCCGGGTGATGTGGACAGGGTCGTTCATCTTCCTGCTGGCTTCGATTGCCTGCTCATGGGCACCCAACCTCGAAGCGATGATCATCATCCGGGTTATCCAGGGAGCGGCCGGTGCTGTACTCATCCCGCTTTCCTTCCAGCTGATCATCACTGAATTGCCGGCCAGCAAGATGGCCATGGGCATGGCACTGTTCAGCCTGGCGAACAGTGTGGCGCAGGCGGCGGGGCCGTCGATCGGTGGCTGGCTGACGGATGCCTATTCCTGGCGCTGGATCTTCTACCTGCAACTGGCCCCCGGCATTGCCTTGCTGGCGGCCATTTCCTGGTCGATCGAAGCCAGGCCGATGAAGCTCGAACTGCTGCGCCACGGCGACTGGGTGGGGATTGCTGCCATGGTGGTCGGCCTTGGCGGGCTGCAGATCGTGCTGGAGGAGGGCGGGCGGCTGGACTGGTTCGGCTCACGCTTCATCGTGGCGATGGCAGTGGTTGCGGCCATTGCCCTGGTGGTGTTTGTCGGTACCCAGCTCTATGGCAAGCGTGCATTCATCAACCTGCGGCTGCTCGGGCATTACAACTTCGGCGTCGCCAGCATTGCCATGTTCATTTTCGGTGCCGCGACCTTCGGCCTGGTGTTCCTGGTACCCAACTACCTGTCCCAGTTGCAAGGTTTCAGTGCCAGCGACGTGGGGGTGGCCCTGATTGCCTACGGCGTGGTGCAGTTGCTGCTGGCCCCGCTGATGCCACGGCTGATGGCCTGGACCAGTGCCAAGTTCATGGTCGCCAGCGGCTTCCTGATCATGGCGCTTGGCTGCTGGATGGGCGCGAGCCTCAACGCGGACAGCGCCGACAACATCATCATCCCGTCCACGGTGGTGCGTGGCATTGGCCAGCCGTTCATCATGGTGGCCCTTTCGGTACTGGCAGTCGCCGGCCTGGACAAGCGCGAAGCGGGTTCGGCCTCGGCGGTTTTCTCGATGTTGCGCAACCTCGGCGGCGCAATCGGCACCGCCGCCCTCACGCAGGTCGTGGCCACCCGCGAGCGTTTTCACAGCGAACGCATTCATGAGCAGGTGTCGGTGTTCTCCCCGGGGTTGCAGGAGCGGCTTGGGCAGGCCTTGCACACCTGGCTGCCGGCGCAGCAACAAATACTCGAGGGGGTGGCAAACACAGTTCGTCGCGAAGCCTATCTGATGGCTTACAGCGACGCTTTTTATGTTTCATTTGTAGCGCTGGTGGGGTGTGCGGTGGCGGCACTCATATTGAGGGCACAACGGGCCAAGTAATCGTATATCAATGAAAATGCTGAGCGGAAAAAAGGAGCCTGCTGCAATGGATAGCCCATGCATTATTGAATGACGAGCGCTGTTTTAGTGCGAATTATGCGCCGGGTAACTTAGAAATAAGTTGCCCTTTTGGCGTGCGTGGAATAAACATGAAAGTTATAAAAATTTAATGTTTGGCGGTTGCTTTGTAACTTGTGATGTCATAGGTTTTTCTTGGCCAGCGAAAGGCGGTGACACTAAAAACAGCTTCAGTCACGAAAACCCTGTTAAGCGAGGTAATCATGCACGACCAGAAAGCCGTTCTCGAAAACAACAAGTCCGAACTGGGGAAACACCCGATATTCGCCGAAATCAGTTCGCTGCCGGTGTTGCGGACTTTCATGGAGACCCATGTTTTCGCTGTATGGGATTTCATGTCGTTGACCAAGCGCCTGCAGCAGGAACTGACGTGCACGGCACTGCCCTGGTTGCCACCGGTCGACCCGGCGGCTGCTCACTTGATCAATGAGATCGTCCTGGGTGAGGAGTCCGACCAGAACCTGCAGGGAGGGCACTACAGCCACTTCGAGCTGTACCTGCATGCCATGCAGGAGATCGGTGCCGACACCCGGTGCGTCGAACAATTCGTCGAACTGATGCGCGACGGCGTGAACCTGGAGGAGGCCCTGGAGCGTTGCCAGGCTTCACCCGCAGCCGTGCGCTTCGTCACCAACACCATCGAGACTGCCATCAACGCCAAGCCCCACGAGGTAGCCGCGGCCTTCCTGCACGGACGCGAGAGCGTCATCCCGCGCATGTTCCAGACCATTCTCGACGACTGGGACATCGGCATCGACCAGGCGCCGACCTTCCGCTATTACCTGCAACGCCATAT harbors:
- the leuA gene encoding 2-isopropylmalate synthase; this translates as MMLKDPSTKYRHFATVDLPDRTWPGKVQKVAPTWCSVDMRDGNQALIEPMNAERKRRFFDLLVKVGFKQIEVGFPAASQTDFDYLRELIESGAIPDDVTIQVMTQARTHLIERTFEALKGAPRAIVHVYNATAPVFREVVFGVDRAGCIDIATQATREIKALMQANPQTQWTYQYSPETFCFTELDFGLEICEAVIDEFQPTPSNKMILNLPTTVEVSTANVFADQIEWFCRHVKKRDSVVISVHPHNDRGTGVATAEQACLAGAERVEGTLFGNGERTGNVDILTLAMNLYTSGISPELDFSDIIHVQREVEHCNQLPTHPRHPYAGELVFTAFSGSHQDAIKKGFAHRRNNPDGYWEIPYLPIDPADMGRSYEAVIRVNSQSGKGGVAYLLEQQGIVLPRRLQMEFSGLVQRVADAKGQEVTSEMILSCFTEDYLQQGKPYTLIQPAVTSDDAGTYINAQLAFDGGRITLAGKGNGPLAGLVNAFAAQGLNFDIADYHEHAVRDGAQAEAIAYVEIRVNGQLLFGVGKDNSSLQASLQAVVSAVCRATRQGLLEPIGDAVAMA
- a CDS encoding helix-turn-helix transcriptional regulator, whose product is MEALGMDYGHGEVVGSHCHADDQLIYAARGVMRVCSESGSWVIPCGHALWVPAGVSHEIRMEGDVSMRTLLLSSRVDHCQVIVVSGLLRELILAASRMLGQRDESLGEHVRALIQGELETAERINAYVPVPRHARLRAWCERFFDDPAQELTLEQCGEQLNMSARSVARLFQREVGMSYGEWRARTRMMLSQRCLADGMPIMNVALEHGYQSASAFAAVFKRILGYTPSDWQVSIQENAAPHAH
- a CDS encoding TolC family protein, translated to MPVSRSFPFLAAIGMIACLSACARAPLAKPGPTLPTDALASLPAGTSRQTLPEGWWMLYHDPQLNSWVQRSLAHNQDLAQAEANVRALLAGIDEFDAQRWPSTSTSFAATYGKSADDQTLAEATDSHAPSQWTSNPGIELAYQVDVWGQVRDTIERAKAQADASREAMGQVRLEVVAQTTRAYIDQCVYGARLQEARQSLQTLDRSLQLSERQRQGGIATELDGERLLSLREQVKASLPMIEARRRMAVYELAMLSGEEPAAFASETAACRTIPSLDAPLPAGDGWHLLERRPDVRKAERELHAAALDVDIVRADLYPKVSFGASLTSSDHHLANLGDSSAVMFAVGPLIRWEFPNLKANRARVRKAQALQEAALARYRGTALAALKDVRQALARYDGERQRLAALQAALAHSQRGFDLASVNQRAGTLDALQLLDAERDLISVRDRHVQAQGGLARAQINLFRALGGGWQQAAAPDSARGLAADTGKQP
- a CDS encoding HlyD family secretion protein gives rise to the protein MNVAVDEPVLANDGRQDDAVSRKRARRKLALYGGGGLLLAGLLLAAGYWYSTGRYMQTTDDAYVRADWVTSSSRVAGFVAKVEVDDDQPVKAGDVLVRLQDRDYRARLEQARAEVAEAHAAFAAAQALAQVAGERIEQQQQAIVQAESLLKSADAERRRSELDVERYKGLVRDSAATEQRLETANASAVQARAAWQGAQAQLRERRSQLAMAKAQAVYAEAQVRQHQAGQASAEARLLLAEQDQQDTLIRAPIDGVVGQRRVRAGQHVVAGQPLLAVVPLQQTYIVANYKETQLARMQPGQPVQISVDSYSDRQLHGRVASFSPASGNVFALLPSDNATGNFTKIVQRFPVRILLDQPVNGQPIRPGMSVVTTVDTRPVEPADEH
- a CDS encoding MDR family MFS transporter; the encoded protein is MSTEQPVSLRAWVAVLGGLFGCFMAGMNVHVTSAALPEIRGSLGASFEEGSWISTAYLVAEIVMIPLTAWLVEVFSMRRVMWTGSFIFLLASIACSWAPNLEAMIIIRVIQGAAGAVLIPLSFQLIITELPASKMAMGMALFSLANSVAQAAGPSIGGWLTDAYSWRWIFYLQLAPGIALLAAISWSIEARPMKLELLRHGDWVGIAAMVVGLGGLQIVLEEGGRLDWFGSRFIVAMAVVAAIALVVFVGTQLYGKRAFINLRLLGHYNFGVASIAMFIFGAATFGLVFLVPNYLSQLQGFSASDVGVALIAYGVVQLLLAPLMPRLMAWTSAKFMVASGFLIMALGCWMGASLNADSADNIIIPSTVVRGIGQPFIMVALSVLAVAGLDKREAGSASAVFSMLRNLGGAIGTAALTQVVATRERFHSERIHEQVSVFSPGLQERLGQALHTWLPAQQQILEGVANTVRREAYLMAYSDAFYVSFVALVGCAVAALILRAQRAK
- a CDS encoding DUF3050 domain-containing protein, whose translation is MHDQKAVLENNKSELGKHPIFAEISSLPVLRTFMETHVFAVWDFMSLTKRLQQELTCTALPWLPPVDPAAAHLINEIVLGEESDQNLQGGHYSHFELYLHAMQEIGADTRCVEQFVELMRDGVNLEEALERCQASPAAVRFVTNTIETAINAKPHEVAAAFLHGRESVIPRMFQTILDDWDIGIDQAPTFRYYLQRHIDVDSDDHGPAAEKLLERLVRGDAQRQQEVYAAAIAAVESRRLLWDELRAEMAENVVECVA